A genomic region of Methanosarcina thermophila TM-1 contains the following coding sequences:
- a CDS encoding 4Fe-4S dicluster domain-containing protein, producing MPKRLKVANPARCIGCYSCMMACARTWYDTISLKNSRIDIQTRGGIETPYVQIVCHACIDPPCMRACPIGALSKRKGGGVNLNKDICDGCGNCIEACLMGAIHLDAEKKAVICKHCGVCPKFCPHDVLEMIEVDDSGEIIITDTGPAPDTSPVSPTASHKDLYGGKELGEEK from the coding sequence ATGCCAAAAAGATTAAAGGTCGCAAATCCTGCCCGCTGCATAGGCTGCTACTCCTGTATGATGGCTTGCGCAAGAACCTGGTATGACACCATATCTTTGAAAAACAGCCGGATTGATATACAGACGCGCGGTGGTATCGAAACCCCTTATGTTCAAATCGTCTGTCATGCCTGTATAGACCCTCCGTGCATGAGGGCTTGCCCAATTGGTGCACTGTCCAAACGGAAAGGGGGCGGGGTAAACCTCAACAAAGATATTTGCGATGGCTGCGGAAACTGTATAGAAGCCTGCCTAATGGGAGCCATACATCTAGATGCGGAGAAAAAAGCCGTAATCTGCAAACACTGCGGGGTCTGCCCGAAATTCTGTCCCCATGATGTGCTGGAGATGATTGAGGTTGATGACAGCGGGGAAATAATAATTACTGATACAGGCCCGGCTCCGGATACAAGCCCGGTCAGCCCAACTGCATCCCATAAAGACCTTTACGGGGGAAAAGAGCTTGGGGAGGAAAAATGA